CATTTCTTCAATGCGAATGAGCTGATTATATTTTGCTAATCTATCCGAACGGGCAAGCGAACCAGTTTTAATTTGTCCACAATTGGTTGCAACAGCAAGATCCGCAATAAAAGAATCCTCCGTTTCGCCCGAGCGATGCGATATAATAGCACGATAACTTGCTCTGTGCGCTGTCTCTACAGCATCAAGTGTCTCACTCAACGTGCCAATCTGGTTCATTTTAATAAGAATAGAATTGGCCGCACCCATTTTGATACCATCGCGCAAACGCGCTGAATTTGTTACAAATAAATCATCGCCAACAAGCTGACATTGTTTACCAATCGAATCAGTGAGTAACTTCCAACCTTCCCAATCGTCCTCAGCCATCCCATCTTCAATCGTAATAATAGGATAAGTTTTAACAAGTTGCGCCAAATAATCGACCTGTTCTTGGGTATTACGACATTTGCCTTCACCTTTATAAAAATACGAACCATTTTTATAAAATTCGGTTGAAGCACAATCTAAACCAAGTGCAATCTGTTCCCCTGGTTTATAACCACAGGTTATTATAGATTCCATAATAAAATCAATTGCTTGCTCAGCACTTTTAAACTGGGGGGCAAAACCACCTTCATCACCAACATTGGTATTATGACCCGCATCTTTTAAGCGCTTTTTTAA
This genomic window from Bartonella quintana contains:
- the eno gene encoding phosphopyruvate hydratase codes for the protein MTIIVDIIGREVLDSRGNPTVEVDVHLENGIVGRAFVPSGASKGAHEAIELRDGGIRYQGKGVERAVAAVNGEILEELVGRDARNQIAIDQAMIALDGTPNKARLGANAVLGVSLAVAKAAAESLCLPLYRYIGGTQAHVLPTPMMNIINGGVHADNSIDFQEFMIIPVGASTLKEAVRYGAEIFHMLKKRLKDAGHNTNVGDEGGFAPQFKSAEQAIDFIMESIITCGYKPGEQIALGLDCASTEFYKNGSYFYKGEGKCRNTQEQVDYLAQLVKTYPIITIEDGMAEDDWEGWKLLTDSIGKQCQLVGDDLFVTNSARLRDGIKMGAANSILIKMNQIGTLSETLDAVETAHRASYRAIISHRSGETEDSFIADLAVATNCGQIKTGSLARSDRLAKYNQLIRIEEMLGAQACYAGNWHC